The stretch of DNA TACTCACGTTTGCATCTTTGCAAGAGTTTAATTTCTTAGGGCATGGTGCAGTATTGGGTGGAGAGTAAAAAAAGGCGCAGGTGTGTGGTGTCTGTCTGTAGGCAACTGAAATTGCAGGCAGCACCgggaaaccacatttaactGCCAAATAACAAACGGTTGCGTATTTTTCATGACGGTGGCAACCCTAGTCTATACTATAAGGACCTAATCAAGATTAGAGCCTAAAGACATTCTATTTGCAAAACAGaatatatacatttcttgatgcaAACacatgtataaggaaaaggaaaaaaaattatatatatatatatatatatatgcttttatttctaattatgtcagttttggtcctccatagttgaggagtgtgatcccccaatagttgtagcacaccctctggtcccccttcttaaagatggggaccaccaccctagTCTGCCAATCTAGTAGCACTGCCCCAGATAtccatgcgatgttgcagaggtgtgtaaACCAAGAaggagccttcaggaactcagggcgaatctggTCCACCCCAGGTGCCCGGCCTAGGTTCAAGTgcctttaacaccatccagcccctTATGCTTCAGGATAAACTGATCAGGATGAGAGTGGACCTCTGCCTGGTCACTTGGATCTCACTGACAGGCCACAGTGTGTCAAGTTGAAGGACACCATGTCTGACACTGTGATCAGCAACACTGAAGCACCCCAGAGGACGGTGCTGGCCCCTCTTCTCTTCACCctgtacactgcagacttctgctACTCCTTCTGTATCAGGGATGACAGAAAGGAGGCATATAGGAGCCTGGTGAGGGACTTTGCTGTCTGGTGCCACAGAAATCACTTGCAGCTCAACACTTCAAAGACCAAGGAGCTGGTCATTGACTTTAGGAAGTCCAGACCAAAGACACGACCAATTCTAATTGAGGAAGTTGAGGTGGAAGCTGTAGAGtcttacaagtaccttggaCTCTGGTTAGACAGCAAGCTGGACTGACTGAACATGCAACACAGATCATCTGTACAGGAAGGGACGGAACTGGTTGTACTTCCTGAGGAGGCTTCAGTCTTTTAACATCTGCAGGCAACTGCTGGAGGTTGTAACGTTGGGTTGTGTTCAGTGGTGGAGAGGAGGCGGCAGACGTAATTAGCAGACAGTCAGAAACTCACGACCACACTGGTACTGGGAATTTGACAGCGTTTGTCCTTTAATAAATACACTCTTCACCAGCCTTACAAAGCCTGGTTGAACAGCTGCTGCATTATCATACATGAAataagcagtgttcatacaacccaTAACGTCACTATGAGTTAGGGAGATAGAAAAATATAAGTCCATCTCGGTCCATGCCTCCATATGCCAAAACGTTTCGGTGGTGAATACTTGTGACATCACTAACAATAGCTTAGGCTGTCTTAAAGAGACACCACACAATTACAACTATTACAAGGTGTTTTATCAGACTGTCATAGCGTGTGTCCTGTTTTACACCATGGTGTGCTGGGGGTGCAACACATCCGGGCTAGACACACTGATCAGGTGGACCGGCTCTGTGGTCGGCATGAAACTGGACTCTCTGGTGACAGTGGCAAAGAAGAGGGTTATGGACAAACTACTGGACATTATGCATGATGCCAGTCACCTTCTGCATAGTCATCAGCAACCAGGAGAGTCTGTTCAGTGACAGTCTGCTCCTTCCCAAGTGTAGGactaacagactgaaaaactcctTTGTCCCTCATGTCATCACAGTTTACAACTGctcattttttgcttttttttttttttttgggggggggggggggggggggggggcaccttgCACTTTCAGCTAAAtgattttttatcatttttaattaaCTGTTGTCTTTAGTTTTTTAATCTTGTATTTCTGATTTTATGTCTTTCACAGCATTTCCTGGAGCATCTGAGCACTGTTGTAGCCAGTTAAATGCTGCCAGAGTTGCCATCCTTGTCTGAAACAAGTCACACTGTCAAAATGCTGGCCATCATACAACAATGGGAGGGAGTGTCTGGCAGTTACACAGACAACACTGTAAagtatgtttttcttctgttttccaaAGCAGGACTGGAAATGGTGATCTTTCATTTACTGAGTCAAAAACGGTACACCTTCTTTATAAATGTGTGCAGCCTGTCCATCATACTGGCTGACTTGGTACTTGCCTCTTTAATGGCAACTGTGTGGTTTCTTGGAGCTGACCAGTCTTTTGCACCCTGCTTCCTTTTGGCTAATGCCTCAGCAGCATATGGAAAATTGCCACTGCCCATGATATGCCTAGGTTTACTGGACTACTCTTTGGGAAACATCTGTCTTAGCAAGCACAGAGCCTTCTGGAAAACCCTCTGGAATGTATTCCTGACATTTCTCACGTGGCTGCTAGCAGTCTGGTTCTCCTTTGGTTCTCCTGATACTAAACTGATGAATTGGAGTTGTGGAAAAAGGATTAAAGCTCTGGTGTGTGAAGTGGAGGAGTCAACATTGATGAGCTATTTCATCGCTGGGCTTTTCACTGCAGTACTTCTAATAATGCTGCCATTTTGGTCACAAATTCCCCAGTGGGTAAAAGAGGCTGAGAGGTTGTGTGAAGCAAGGGAAGAACAAGAGAGTATGAGGAGCGACTTGTTATTCACTTTAACCTCCTGCACAGAGACAAAGAGTGATGAAGAGAATTACCTGGAGGATGTGATCCAGCATCGACCGCCTCTGTGGATCAGCCTGACACTGGGCTTTGCTACATTGTGGATGCCTTTTCTTGTTATGTCTATGGGCTTTTTGATTCTTGGCTCTGGACTACCTGCCCACATCTCTGTTAATGTATTGTGGTTGGAATGTACCAACAGTTTACTGCTGGGTGTAGTATTCTGGATAAAGAGCAGGACTCTAGGGCCACACAACCATCTACCCGAAAACGTGTGCTTATGGAGCGTTTACTGGCATTTGAGCAAAGGAACACAACAGAAGCAACTTCCTGTGCTCAGCCCTTCAAAAGAGAagataaacattttttattatgtgTAAGGGTAACAGTAACACACATGCCATAGATGACATAAATAGCTCACATGTGTGAATGCTGCATTAAATGTCTACACTGAGTTATATGTCTGACAGAGTAAAAGGTTTAAGTTATGCATCATGGAAGAACTCTGatttcattcagttttgtaGAGGTCTGTCTGGGGCTGTGCAACTAACAATGAACCAAACCTCTCtcattcacatatatatatatatatatatatatatatatatatatatatatatatatatatatatatatatatatatatatatatatatatatatatatatgaattgtgtgtgtgttcgatAAATGTTCAATTATTTGAGATTTTGATTTTTTGATCTGAGGTTCCTTTTACTCCTTCTGGTGTAATCAGATGCAGCTTTATAAAACTTAAGATTCTGAAAtaaagttatttgtatttactttACTACACCTTGTTTTTTCTTCTACACTTTCAGACAAGCTTGAGTGTGTTGTACAAGTCATATAGATACAAAGTTTTTTTAGACCATGATAAATTTCATCTCATATGATTGAAAGCTTGTTGGATCctaaataagattttttttccccctcatatGCTGTTCTCAAGTTGAAGAAACATGAGTTCACCCTTAGCATTTAACCTAACACGGCCGCCAACTGCTGATGAAGCTCAAGTGACACCAGTACTGACCTCACAGTGGCATTTCGTAATGTTGTAACTCAAAATAGCTGAAATTTaattaactttcaaaataattagATTGCTTACAGGGTTCATACACCTCttccaggatcaaattcaagTACCTTTTAAGCACTTTCAAAGTCAATTTTCAAGagtttccagcacattaacactgtgatacatttttatacaaatacatacatattcaaaatgattttacattttttaatcaaattaaaaagtTGGTATTATGCCATAAGtcacttgacagaaaacaactaCTGATAGTTAATTCGGGAAACTTTATTCTCCAAATTGTGAGCACATACGGTTTAAAGGAGCTCTTATATTGCTGCCACGGTGCAACTCGGTCTAACGCAGTAATCTGAACTAACCATCAAAGTCACCAATCACATTAGGCTCCATAGGCTCCGTTCAAACGGTGAAAAGTCCGTTTGTTCACGGGCGTAGAATTCATAGACATATTTATGTCTATGGTACAGTTCAGCTCCGCACGAGTAAAGGTTCCTCACGAGAGTGTGAACCTGCAGCAGCGCGCGCACAGCAGACACTCATGCGCACCATGTTCCTCTGTGTGCGCGGCTGCTGAGTTCTACTCACGCGagttgttgaatttactcgcGAGAAATGAATACCTGCACTCGGGGAATTACATTATTTGCgcggattatgttttttttttttttttttcccgcgcgtgacttttgacctaaatataattctATACTCGTCTTATCCAtaattggaatttgcagttttccagccaACATTCTCTAGGGGGAAGGGGCGGGGTCACAAATAGACCGACAGATCACATGCAGCCGTGCAGGCCAGGCCCAGGtagagaaattttcattttagactttactACTCATTTCTCCATCTCATAAGCGAACTACTCAGATAGTtgtttgtttaattaaaaaaaaaaaaaagtggttacaATTTCAAGATTACGGTTTCAAGATTAGTCTTAAAACactcctttttgatcaagcttatcaTTAGGGCTGGAtgaggtgaccctgaaccatgccatatttatgctgcaataggcctaggatGCTGGGGGGCTTaccataatgcactgagcatttcttcttcactcacctcttttcactcggTTTACACTGTTTAAACACAGAGTGGCCACTCCATTTAATCACTGGTTATTATTactctttctgtctcttccacagtgtgtcttttgccCTGTGTCCCTCccttcacccccaaccagtcacagcagatgactgcccctccctgagcctggttcttccagaggtttcttcctgttaaaagggagtttatacttcccactgtcatcaagtgcttgctcatagggggtcgtgttgactgttgggttttctctgtattacagtaAGTTCTTTACCTTTCAAtacaaagagccttgaggtaACTGTTGTGACTTGACGCTACATACATAAAAAGTTGATATGCCACACGCTTCTGCAGACTAATAAGAATTCAGAGAAATCCCACTCACTTTAGAGGAATTACCTATATTTCTTACTGTTAAACTCCTAATAAAATAATACCCAAgaatttttttctcagaaatttGAAGATTTTAAATTAAGGATAACACAATAATAGCTTTCTAGTGCACTCCTTTGTGACAAAAGTCTTGAAATTAGCTGTTGCTGTTCACAGAGAGGTTATGCTGTAATAATGCTGTAATAACATGCCCTGGAAACTATGACTTATTGGTACGTATGAATGGTGCTCATTCACATTTTGTACAAAGGCAGCATAATTTGCTTATTTGTCCAGTAAATTTCAATAAGGCTAGTTCAGACTTCATAGCACCACCCTTGCATGCAAAAACAGTCACCACTAGCAGTACTGGCTTTCCCTTTTCTTCACCCATTTGGTCACAATACAGGAATTTTGGTGGAAAGAAATAATCTTCTGCCTAGATAATCCTATGTAGAAGATGTCAGTAAATGCATATTACAGTATAAtatataactaaataaataatatataactAAATGTACACAATTGCGTATGCAATGACTGAAGGAGATTGCAGATTGCAATCAGCcgagttctgttttcttaccagCGCCCACTCTtatgtattttaatgtattaatCATAAATTTATGATAATGCATCAATTTGCTGGAAGACGTCATTGTAAATGATAGAAAGTGTGACAACAAACCAATTTTCtttcatcaaattaaaaaaaaatgttgcacaaatgtttttaatttgtacTCAACAGAACAAAAGCAGTGAACCGATCAAATTTCAAACCAGTTTTCAAACAAAATAATTGATCCTGTCAGTACCAAAACCCGACTATAAATAATCAGAATGAACTCGACTGTGAATAATCTGGGTGTTGATGCAGCAGTTAAAACAAAGTCCTTCAGTGTCCACTATGAGCCATTGCAGGAATCAGTGTGTTGATGTTTTCTGAATAGTAACAAATTACAATTAAGACATCAAATGTATAAAGAGCCTGTGTCATTTTCACATGGTGTTTAGCACATGTGGGCTCACATCTCTCCACATTGTGCAATAACGATGGGGAGTTTAGGCTTGTTGTTGGGCCCTGTTGGGACATTCTGTTGGaagaaagcagcacacatttagAACAAAACCACCACTCTAAAATTGTCATTTAAGCACTAAATCCAACTATGGTGATTGATACAGACTTATACAAGTTACAAGTTTAATTACTGGTTTCATAAACATTATGTTATAAAAGATTATCAAACTGAAAGTAACAGCATCAGGCTGGATACCTGCTTTGAAAAATAGAAAAGTTTACAAAAGTCAGCATTTTATTatgttaaaaatttaatttatttcccCAAATATTATGTCAAAACTAATTTTATATAAGATTTgtctcatttaatttttttgtgttataatttagcttaaactttaaaaaagggtACGCTCCCTCCTTTTACTCTGTTGCTCagtatttaaatttgttttgtcTAAAAACGTCTCTGTCTGTTTACACctgctgaaaggaaaaaaaaaaatctggtcatTTAAGAAAATATGCTGAGATAAATTACAAAGAAGGTAAGTTCTTACCTCAATTTTTCTCATAACCAGCAAACCATCAACCAGTTTTCCTGTAACAATTATGAGCGAGACAATTTAACTCTAATACGGATAATACAgctcaataaaacaaaacacaaaaagtaatCTTGTTTTTTAACTCACCAAAAACAACATGTTTCCCATCGAGCCAGTCACATTTAGTGCAGGTAATGAAAAACTGGCAACCATTTGTTCCTGGACCACTGTTTGCCTGTATatgacacattaaaaataaaagatatatTTTAGTTAGGGTGACTTGAATGCATCTGAAATGTATCCATCAAAGTTTAGGGTTTATGGAGATTGGCCTAAATTCCCACTGAATGGCTTAAATATATTGTTAATCACTATATCACAGGATACTGAAGAATTATCACAAAAATTGTCCCATTTGGAGCTGAATGAAGGCAACGCAAATAGACCCTTTCCTGAAATACAACAggatttattaaaacacataCCATGGAAAGAAGACCAGCTGCTGAATGCTTTATTCTGAAGTTTTCATCTGCAAATGGACCTCTGTAGATGCTGCAGATACCTGTTCCATCACcctgcacaaaaataaataaatacatacagtaaTAATTGTAATACACTGCATAACCACCGGGTGTGGGGGTGGTAATTAACAAATTCAAGCAGTGGTTGTGCAAGTCTTCCAGACAATGTCAAAAGAAAATCACTGAACCATGGATTATTGTACTGTATGCTGTCAATCCCATCTTGCACATACTCACATTTACAAAGTCTCCTCCTTGTATCATGAAGTCTTTGATCACCCTGCCAATGACCAATGGAGGAAAGAAATCAGTTCTGCTGAAGTTAGCAAACTACTGTGTGAAAGTCTAACTGGTAACACACTGGATATGCTCTTTGCCATTTACTGTTAACACAGTGTACACAGTAAATTGACTCCAGTTACTTGTCAGTACAAAGGCAAAAAAGACCGTAGTGTACCAAAATTATTCTAGATGGCATAACAAATGTGCTCTCAATATGACTGTAGACCATAGTATTATGTAGCTTTGCTGCCATAGTGTACGTGCTTCATGAGCCAAACACCAGAGTACAATGTAATCTATGCAATGTAATTATAATTGTACATAGCTTTGATTATAATGCAATCAAGCTGCCGCATTGAATACCTGTGGAATGTGCAACCTTTGTACCCAATAGGAACGCCATCCTTCCTAGAAGATAGGAGTTAGATGGAGAGGAAAATGAAGTTAGAGGTAAAAGTAAAATACTGTATCACAAGATGTCTCAACTGCCCCTTAAAACAGAGGAGATGTGTCTATGTTTGTAATTCAGATTTTTCCAGGAAATGGGCCCACATGAAAAATTTAAGTTGGTCTGTGTTTGGGAAAATACCATTTAAACAGACCCCTTTCCAATGTGTCCACTGCATGTGTAACCAATTTCCCGAGATACGAGAGCAGATTACATTTAATAGTGAGATAACTGATAGAACAAACTGTGGGCCTAAGATCAGAAGAACCTGGTTTGTGGAACCAAGgaataaagcagtaataatgAGCCGAACACAGAAATGAAATTGAGTAGCAACTCTTATATTGTTacataacagaaataaaatttgCCATGTCTTACAATCAATTAACTGAAAACaccccaaaacaaaattaaGAAAATTGTGCACATGTCCCACTagagatgaaaacaaaagaaaatcgtACGTCTGAGTCTCTTATAGGAAGGACAGCCCGTGTTGCAGGTGTACCTGTTATGCTGAGTCTGTCTGAATGGTCtgtatgtgtaaatgtgtgtacttGACTCTTTTCTCCCACATTTGTGCCCTTTGGCTTTCGTGTCCCGACGAgaacccgcccacactcatacataaaggagcagttcacagaagcgcggtggaaacgcgggtctgttcttaagcgtttcaccgggttcattgaaaccgacaccagcactggtACGAGCACCGGtacctcggcggtggaaaagcAGCATGTGTGGTCAGCTTAGTGTGCAGGTTGGTGAAGTGGTATTTGTAAATATACATCTATTCACTGTCTTACCTGAACTCTCCAGTGCAGAACTGCCTGTAAGAGATAATGAAACTGTTAAAAGTCTACTTTCTGctaacacatactgtatatcaGTGACATCTGGaagaataaaagaaacacaaaaaaaaaaaggctgtgagCAGCCTGTGATGCGGACTTGTTCTTTACCGGAAGTTCTCAGCTGTCTTTGGAACCACATCAGCAAAAAGCTCAAACTTCATCCGTCCAACATCCTGTCAAACAGTAAAGAAAACTGTGGgtcaaagggtttttttttatggttggaaaaatggaccgttaaagttatatcagcagcaaacctgattaaaagttttgaatgaagtatgtgtttactaccacattttaaataaccttatgctaaatgtagaagctgatagctaaataagtgccatttcataattaagTGATTCATAATCCAATTAGTCAactaatcgtttcaatagtcgatgactaatggactatcaaaatagtcgttagttgcagccctattgaAGACTGAAGCACACGGAAACGGGTTATTCTGGTCTGGATGATAATGAAAACTGGATTAGCTAGTTCTctgtgaatcaccaccttattgtggtggaggggtttgtgtgtcccagtgatcccaggagctatgttacCCTGGAGCCAATGACACAAGACCTTATTCCTTTCAATGTGTGTCGACTTTGCTGAAGATGTAGACTGTTTAATCTAAACAACAAGAGCTATTTTGTGTCTGAGTTCTGATATCATGTAAGTGTAAAGGTGTAAATAATGAGACACTCTAATCTTGATGCAAAACTTCACTGGACTTGAAGTCACCTAAGCTTCACATATGTGTGTATACacatctgtgtgcgtgtgtgcttgtGATCCTGTTATTAGGGTGTCAACTTTATAAGATTTTATTGAATTTCTATTTCAAGTAATTAATGCTACTTAGACAAGCCTGGTTTCAAGTGCATGGATTCAGACATGAGGCAAAGGGTTTCACAAGTCAAACAATCCAGGAACACAAAAACCAAATTCACCACGCCTATTTTCACTCAGCAGGGGCTAAAAACACCATTGAGAACAAATCCACTGAAAACTAATCCAGTCAAACCTGAGGCTGCAGTGTTGTCATAGTTCATTGCATCAGCTTTTCAACAAAGATAATTAGAAGTACGTTTTGGTAAAAGGCAGAAAAGTTGGCATTTGAGGCAGAAATTTACTGGATGGTGATTCCTGGGAAATTAGTGTACCTGGATATAAAAGAGGTGCAGGTAAACAAAACCGGTTAAAGAGGGCAGTGTCAAACGCATACTGTAAGTAGTACTTACTGCCTGCACAACATGCAAATCTGTGTCCCAGGAAGTAGCCACCTCCGCAATATATGGGAGGAGAAACAAGCAggtttctttaaaaacagaaggTGTGTCTGATGAAGTGTGCGTTAACAATAGGGCCACGAAGAGACGAAAGCTGGATCAAGCGTTATCAGCCTGCACTGGAGCTCAGGGGACTGGGACAACGCTGCACAGACAGGtagatttacatttaaatagaTACACCATGGATATTTTCAGGCTCTGTGGTTTGTTATTATCTTTAGCTCAGTAAGTAGGGTGTGATAACACTACGTTCATTATACCAAATTTGATGATCATAGTTTTATGTCAATCCAGTGTGACCTCTTATTGTTCAGACTATACAAGTGCAGTGCATACTCTAATAATCAAGAAGACGTTTTCTGAAGGGAAACCAAAAACTTTGATAATTTAATGGTAAAATGAAGTTTAGAAATATGATGATAATCCAAAGCGGGGCCAGGGGTTTTGCTTGTGCTGTAACTATTAATCAAGTAACAATCCTGCATGCAACTCCGTGGAAACAGACGAATACAatgctttttggaaacagggAGATTCGCACTGTGGTTGCAGCCACACTGCACATGTCCAAGTGCCCCTATTTCTAAAAAGCATTGTATTCATCTGTTTACACGGAGACAGAGGccggagcgtttcagaaacgcaccatTCTCAAGGCCGTTTACAAAAGTATCATTTTCACTCCGTTCTCATGTAAATGGGGGGCTGAAAAGCATCAAAACAATGTTTACAGGGGAAATGGAGCTTTAATTAACTGTTGTCTTTTGTATACGTTTTTTAATCTTGTCTTTCAAATTTTATGTCTTTCACAGCATTTCCTGGAGCATCTGAGCACTGTTGTAGCCAGTTAAATGCTGCCAGAGTTGCCATTCTTGTCTGAAACAAGTCACACTGTCAAAATGCTGGCCATCATACAACAATGGGAGGGAGTGTCTGGCAGTTACACAGACAACACTGTAAagtatgtttttcttctgttttccaaAGCAGGACTGGAAATggtgatattttatttactgagtCAAAAACGGTACACCTTCTTTATGAATGTGTGCAGCCTGTCCATCATACTGGCT from Archocentrus centrarchus isolate MPI-CPG fArcCen1 chromosome 7, fArcCen1, whole genome shotgun sequence encodes:
- the LOC115783713 gene encoding probable G-protein coupled receptor 160 encodes the protein MLPELPSLSETSHTVKMLAIIQQWEGVSGSYTDNTVKYVFLLFSKAGLEMVIFHLLSQKRYTFFINVCSLSIILADLVLASLMATVWFLGADQSFAPCFLLANASAAYGKLPLPMICLGLLDYSLGNICLSKHRAFWKTLWNVFLTFLTWLLAVWFSFGSPDTKLMNWSCGKRIKALVCEVEESTLMSYFIAGLFTAVLLIMLPFWSQIPQWVKEAERLCEAREEQESMRSDLLFTLTSCTETKSDEENYLEDVIQHRPPLWISLTLGFATLWMPFLVMSMGFLILGSGLPAHISVNVLWLECTNSLLLGVVFWIKSRTLGPHNHLPENVCLWSVYWHLSKGTQQKQLPVLSPSKEKINIFYYV
- the ppih gene encoding peptidyl-prolyl cis-trans isomerase H is translated as MSIQASNPNNPIVFFDITIGGQDVGRMKFELFADVVPKTAENFRQFCTGEFRKDGVPIGYKGCTFHRVIKDFMIQGGDFVNGDGTGICSIYRGPFADENFRIKHSAAGLLSMANSGPGTNGCQFFITCTKCDWLDGKHVVFGKLVDGLLVMRKIENVPTGPNNKPKLPIVIAQCGEM